A genomic window from Maylandia zebra isolate NMK-2024a linkage group LG20, Mzebra_GT3a, whole genome shotgun sequence includes:
- the tnnc1a gene encoding troponin C type 1a (slow): MNDIYKAAVEQLTDEQKNEFKAAFDIFVQDAEDGCISTKELGKVMRMLGQNPTPEELQEMIDEVDEDGSGTVDFDEFLVMMVRCMKDDSKGKSEEELAELFRMFDKNTDGYIDLDELKMMLESTGEAITEDDIEELMKDGDKNNDGKIDYDEFLEFMKGVE; the protein is encoded by the exons ATGAACGACATCTACAAGGCAGCG GTtgagcagctgacagatgaacaGAAAAATG AGTTTAAGGCCGCCTTTGACATCTTCGTACAGGATGCAGAGGACGGCTGCATCAGCACCAAAGAGCTGGGGAAGGTAATGAGGATGTTAGGTCAGAACCCCACACCGGAGGAGCTGCAGGAGATGATTGACGAGGTGGATGAAGATG GGAGTGGCACGGTGGACTTTGATGAGTTCTTAGTCATGATGGTGAGATGCATGAAGGACGACAGCAAAGGGAAGTCAGAGGAAGAACTGGCAGAGCTGTTTCGGATGTTTGACAA aaacacagatggTTATATTGACCTGgatgagctgaaaatgatgctgGAGTCCACGGGAGAGGCCATTACAGAGGACGACATCGAGGAATTGATGAAGGATGGGGACAAAAATAACGATGGCAAAATTGACTACGATG AGTTCTTGGAGTTCATGAAAGGAGTGGAGTAA